A segment of the Mycobacterium intracellulare ATCC 13950 genome:
AGGAAGCCATCGACGCGGTGCTCGACCTGGAAAAGATGGGGATGCCGTTCAACCGCACCCCCGAGGGCCGCATCGACCAGCGCCGGTTCGGCGGACACACCCGCGACCACGGCAAGGCCCCGGTGCGCCGGTCCTGTTACGCCGCCGATCGCACCGGCCACATGATCCTGCAGACGCTGTACCAGAACTGCGTAAAGCACGACGTGCAGTTCTTCAACGAGTTCTACGCGCTGGACCTGGTTTTGACGCAGACGCCGAGCGGGCCGGTGGCCACCGGCGTGGTCGCTTACGAGCTGGCCACCGGCGAGATCCACGTCTTCCACGGGAAGGCGATCGTGCTCGCCACCGGCGGTTCGGGCCGCATGTACAAGACCACCTCCAACGCGCACACGCTGACCGGCGACGGCATCGGCATCGTCTTCCGCAAGGGACTTCCCTTGGAGGACATGGAGTTTCACCAATTTCACCCCACCGGCCTGGCCGGTTTGGGCATCCTGATCTCCGAGGCCGTGCGCGGCGAGGGTGGCCGGCTGCTCAACGGCGAGGGTGAGCGGTTCATGGAACGCTACGCACCGACGATCGTCGACCTGGCACCGCGCGACATCGTCGCTCGCTCAATGGTTTTGGAAGTCCTGGAGGGCCGCGGCGCCGGCCCGCACAAGGACTACGTATACATCGACGTCCGGCACCTCGGCGAGGACGTGCTCGAGGCCAAGCTGCCCGACATCACCGAGTTCGCCCGCACCTATCTGGGCGTGGACCCGGTCAAGGAGCTGGTCCCGGTGTACCCGACGTGTCACTACGTGATGGGCGGCATCCCGACCACCGTCACCGGACAGGTGTTGCGGGACAACACCTCCACGGTCCCGGGCCTGTACGCGGCGGGCGAATGCGCGTGCGTGTCGGTGCACGGCGCCAACCGGCTGGGCACCAACTCGCTGCTGGACATCAACGTGTTCGGCCGCCGGGCCGGCATCGCCGCCGCCAATTACGCACGGGGACACGACTTCGTGGACATGCCGCCGGATCCGGCGGCGATGGTCGTCGGCTGGGTGGGCGACATCCTCTCCGAGCACGGCAACGAGCGCGTCGCCGACATCCGCAACGCGTTGCAGCAGTCGATGGACAACAACGCCGCGGTGTTCCGCACCGAGGAGACGCTCAAGCAGGCGCTGACCGACATCCACGCCCTGAAGGAGCGCTATTCGCGAATCACCGTGCACGACAAGGGGAAGCGATTCAACAGCGACCTGCTGGAGGCCATCGAGCTGGGCTTCTTGCTCGAGCTGGCCGAGGTCACCGTGGTCGGCGCGCTGAACCGCAAGGAGTCCCGCGGCGGGCACGCCCGCGAGGACTACCCCAACCGCGACGACGTCAACTACATGCGCCACACCATGGCCTATAAGCAGGGCACCGACCTTTTGAGCGACATCGCGCTGGACTTCAAGCCCGTGGTGCAGACGCGCTACGAACCCAAGGAACGGAAGTACTGATGACGGACGTTGCAGAGCCGCAGGCCGAAAGTCTGGAACCGCCCCTTCCGCCGGTTCCCGACGAGGCGGTGATGGTGACCGTCAAGATCGCCCGGTTCAACCCCGACCAGCCCGATGCCTACGCGGAAACCGGTGGCTGGCAAAGCTTTCGGGTGCCCTGCCTGCCCAGCGACAGGATGCTCAACCTGCTGATCTACATCAAGAGCTACCTGGACGGGACGCTGACCTTCCGGCGCTCCTGCGCGCACGGGGTGTGCGGGTCGGATGCCATGCGGATCAACGGTGTCAACCGGTTGGCCTGCAAGGTGCTGATGCGCGACCTGCTCCCCAAGAAGGCGGGCAAATCGCTGACCATCACGGTCGAGCCGATCCGCGGGCTGCCGGTCGAGAAGGACCTCGTGGTCGACATGGAGCCGTTCTTCGACGCCTACCGCGCGGTCAAACCGTACCTGATCACCACCGGCAACCCGCCGACGCGCGAACGCATTCAGAGCCCGACCGACCGCGCCCGCTACGACGACACCACCAAGTGCATCCTGTGCGCGGCGTGCACCACCAGCTGCCCGATCTTCTGGCACGAGGGCAGCTACTACGGCCCGGCCGCGATCGTCAACGCCCACCGGTTCATCTTCGACAGCCGCGACGAGGCGGCCGCCGAGCGCCTGGACATCCTCAACGAGGTCGACGGCGTGTGGCGGTGCCGCACCACGTTCAACTGCACCGAGGCCTGCCCGCGCGGTATCCAGATCACCAAGGCGATCCAGGAGGTCAAGCGCGCGATCATGTTCTCGCGCTGACCTGCCGCGTCTGCTCGTCACACATCGCCGGGCTGTCTCGTCTGAGGGGTATGACACAGAAAACCCGCATCGAGCCCCTGCCCCCCAAGCGCGCCGGATTGCTGATCCGGGCCATGTACCGGATAGCCAAGCGTCGCTACGGCCAAGTTCCCGAGCCGTTCGCCGTGGCCGCGCATCATCGCAAGCTGATGACCGCGAGCGCCATGCACGAAACGATGGTCGAGCGGGCGTCGAAAACCCTGCCGGCCAGCGTGCGTGAGCTGGCGGTGTTGTGGACCGCGCGCCAGATCGGCTGCTCGTGGTGCGTCGACTTCGGATCGATGCTGCAGCGCCTGGACGGCCTGGACGTGGAGCGGCTCAAGGAGATCGACAACTACGCCACCTCGCCGGCCTATACCGACGACGAGCGTGCCGCCATCGCCTATGCCGACGCGATGACCACAGATCCGCACACCGTCACCGACGAGCAGGTCGACGACCTGCGGGCCCGCTTCGGCGATGCCGGGGTGTTCGAGCTGACCTATCAAATTGGATTGGAGAACATGCGGGCGCGGGTGAACACCGCGCTGGGCATCACCGAGCAAGGCTTCAATTCGGGTGACGCGTGCCGGATTCCCTGGGCTAGCGACGATCGCAAGCGCGGCGTAGCCGGGCGCAGCGGGTCGTCGCCCGTTGGCTAGCGACGATCGCAAGCGCGGCGTAGCCGGGCGCAGCGGGTCGTCGCCCGTTGGCTAGCGACGATCGCAAGCGCGGCGTAGCCGGGCGCAGCGGGTCGTCGCCCGTTGGCTAGCAAACCAGGGCGTGGGCTGATCAGCCCTCCTGGGCGGGCTCGATCTCGATATAGGTGGTCGGAATACTGAGCGCCGCGCTGCCCTTGTCCAGACCGCGCTCGAATAACTTCATCGGCAGGCTCCAGTTCGCCGCAATCACCTTGTACGCGTGGGCGTGTTCGGACTCGGGCAAGATCCTGGCCTTTCCGGCGACCGCTTGCCCTTTTGGCTTGCCGCGAAGACTGCTGGGCACCACAACGACACGCGGATTGTTGTTGATCCGCTTCACCTTTCCGGTGGACGCATCCGTTCGCACGTAGATCTTTCCGTCGGCGACACCGTGGTTGATCGGGCTCGGCATCGCCTCGCCGGAACGCTTGAACGTCACCAACAAGATTTGCCGCGTTTTGTCGAAACCGGTGAAGTCCTTACCTTGCGGGGTCGCAGCGCCGACGTCGAAGGCGCTGCGGTGGCGCATCATGTC
Coding sequences within it:
- the sdhA gene encoding succinate dehydrogenase flavoprotein subunit; amino-acid sequence: MIQQHRYDVVIVGAGGAGMRAAVEAGPRVRTAVLTKLYPTRSHTGAAQGGMCAALANVEEDNWEWHTFDTVKGGDYLADQDAVEIMCKEAIDAVLDLEKMGMPFNRTPEGRIDQRRFGGHTRDHGKAPVRRSCYAADRTGHMILQTLYQNCVKHDVQFFNEFYALDLVLTQTPSGPVATGVVAYELATGEIHVFHGKAIVLATGGSGRMYKTTSNAHTLTGDGIGIVFRKGLPLEDMEFHQFHPTGLAGLGILISEAVRGEGGRLLNGEGERFMERYAPTIVDLAPRDIVARSMVLEVLEGRGAGPHKDYVYIDVRHLGEDVLEAKLPDITEFARTYLGVDPVKELVPVYPTCHYVMGGIPTTVTGQVLRDNTSTVPGLYAAGECACVSVHGANRLGTNSLLDINVFGRRAGIAAANYARGHDFVDMPPDPAAMVVGWVGDILSEHGNERVADIRNALQQSMDNNAAVFRTEETLKQALTDIHALKERYSRITVHDKGKRFNSDLLEAIELGFLLELAEVTVVGALNRKESRGGHAREDYPNRDDVNYMRHTMAYKQGTDLLSDIALDFKPVVQTRYEPKERKY
- a CDS encoding PPOX class F420-dependent oxidoreductase is translated as MGGSVTETMGKLMFRGMDMMRHRSAFDVGAATPQGKDFTGFDKTRQILLVTFKRSGEAMPSPINHGVADGKIYVRTDASTGKVKRINNNPRVVVVPSSLRGKPKGQAVAGKARILPESEHAHAYKVIAANWSLPMKLFERGLDKGSAALSIPTTYIEIEPAQEG
- a CDS encoding succinate dehydrogenase iron-sulfur subunit: MTDVAEPQAESLEPPLPPVPDEAVMVTVKIARFNPDQPDAYAETGGWQSFRVPCLPSDRMLNLLIYIKSYLDGTLTFRRSCAHGVCGSDAMRINGVNRLACKVLMRDLLPKKAGKSLTITVEPIRGLPVEKDLVVDMEPFFDAYRAVKPYLITTGNPPTRERIQSPTDRARYDDTTKCILCAACTTSCPIFWHEGSYYGPAAIVNAHRFIFDSRDEAAAERLDILNEVDGVWRCRTTFNCTEACPRGIQITKAIQEVKRAIMFSR